A single window of Gossypium arboreum isolate Shixiya-1 chromosome 13, ASM2569848v2, whole genome shotgun sequence DNA harbors:
- the LOC108488886 gene encoding transcription factor MYB8-like gives MKKPILLGTSTVTSRTPCCSKVGIKKGPWTAEEDEVLANYIKIEGGGRWRTLPKRAGLLSCGKSCRLRWMNYLRPTVKRGPIAPDEEDLILRLHRLVGNRWALIAGRIPGRTDNEIKNYWNTHLSKNLISQGIDPRTHKPLNPVSHGSSQANQDDDDDVPESNPNPPSSSKSSELMGEKTNSMATTNLESHQIYQHQQEVGDDCMGQPSSSGNGGDLVENGNEDHMFSLFLDSLITDNQQQQQQSNNGDLWEAEIMSPMVEFGNPQNYFNHHQQHP, from the exons ATGAAGAAGCCAATTTTATTAGGAACTTCAACGGTAACAAGCAGAACGCCATGTTGCAGCAAAGTTGGGATAAAGAAAGGGCCATGGACCGCGGAAGAAGATGAAGTCTTGGCTAATTACATCAAAATAGAAGGCGGAGGAAGGTGGCGAACCTTGCCTAAACGAGCTGGTTTACTTAGTTGTGGGAAGAGTTGCCGTCTCCGGTGGATGAATTATCTCCGACCCACCGTCAAACGAGGTCCTATTGCTCCTGATGAAGAAGATCTTATTCTTCGTCTTCATCGCTTGGTCGGAAACAG GTGGGCATTGATAGCTGGGAGGATTCCGGGACGAACAGATAATGAAATAAAGAACTACTGGAATACCCATCTAAGCAAGAATTTAATCAGCCAAGGAATAGATCCAAGAACCCATAAACCATTGAACCCTGTTAGCCATGGTTCATCACAAGCTAACcaggatgatgatgatgatgtccCAGAATCAAACCCTAATCCCCCAAGCTCCTCCAAATCTTCTGAATTAATGGGAGAAAAAACTAATTCCATGGCAACTACTAACCTGGAATCTCATCAGATATATCAACACCAACAAGAGGTTGGTGATGATTGTATGGGGCAGCCAAGCAGCAGCGGGAACGGGGGAGACTTGGTTGAAAATGGCAACGAAGACCATATGTTCTCTTTGTTTCTGGATTCTTTGATTACCGACaatcagcagcagcagcagcaatcTAATAATGGCGACCTTTGGGAAGCTGAAATCATGTCTCCAATGGTGGAGTTTGGGAACCCCCAAAACTACTTCAATCATCACCAGCAGCATCCTTAG